The stretch of DNA cggcacctgcaagctggttgtggaagtatctgtgagtcacgaggactcagcaatctcacaccctcgcgatcaagactatttaagcttatgggtaaggtaaaggtatgaggtggagctgcagcaagcgactagtatatatggtggctaacatacgcaaaagagagcgagaagagaaggcaaagcacgatcgagaaactatgatcaagaagtgatcctagaacaacctatgtcaagcataactccaacaccttgttcacttcccggactccaccggaaagagaccatcacggttacacacgcggttgattcattttaattaaggtcaacttcaggttttctacaaccggacattaacaaattcccatctgcccataaccgcgggcacggctttcgaaagttcaaatccctgcaggggtgtcctaacttagcccatcacaagctctcacggtcaacgaaggaatagacctcctcccgagacgtttcgatcagactcggtatcctggttctataagacacttcgacaagttaaaacaaatccagcaacaccgcccgaatgtgccgacaaatctcgataggagctgcacatatctctttctcaaggcacactcagatgagactagctatgagtaaaacaaaccctcaagtttccccgaggtggccccgcaggcagctcagttcggaccaacacttagagaagcactggcccgggggggttagaataaagatgacccttgagtctgcagaacccaagggaaggtggtaggttgttagtgcaaatggtaaaaccaatgttgggcattgctggaggagttttattcaaggcgaactgtcaaggggttcccattattacccaaccgcgtaaggaacgcaaaatccagaaacataacaccgatatgacggaaactagggcggcaagagtggaacaaaacaccaggcataaggccgagccttccaccctttaccaagtatatagatgcattaattaaacaagatatattgtgatatcccaacaagtaaacatgttccaaacaaggaacaacatctccatgttccaacaaggaacaaacttcaaacttcacctgcaactaacaacgctacaagaggggctgagcaaagcggtaacatagccaaacaacggtttgctaggacaaggtgggttagaggcttggttcacaatatgggaggcatgataagtaagtggtaggcatcgtagcataggcatagcaaaagagcgagcatctagcaaagcaaagatagtagtgattttgagggtatgatcatcttgcgtgaaatcccgcaaggaagaataacaagtccatgaagaagacaaacggacgtagtcgaacggatcctcacaaacgcaacgttatcggaaccaacccgaaaaagcaacaccggaaagaaagcaaacaatatagtaaaacaaccatcacataatcatggcacgatgcgcaatcaagtatgatgcatgtccggtttaaagaggcatggcatggcaaagtgcacaagcaatcctacaaattaagtggagcacaatatgcaacgggttgcatattgacggaacaccacatcaattatttagttccctctcggttatgtactcaccaatattaaatgttgattaacatggcaagaggtgaaacataatgaaactatctaactaggcaagtttaaatgaggccggaaccacaaaacaacaagtccggaaactcctcatgtgcatatattaggtttggtcctattatgccctaaaacatattttatagttattaaacatgcaagatgatgccaccatgttaaactaggcaaaattctaccccatttacatataaagtttgttaaaaacggggctacggttatttagttatgaattaaaccattttagcatggcataggagcaaatttaaccaaacatcatttaaaacattttaaacatggatgaaagttgcatattattaaactagatgaaaatctaatcAGGTTACATATATAAAttgtttagatccgatgcacggttgtgaagttattaaatgaatgatcatgaaggggttttctgcaaaacaaccGTTTCAGGAATATTAGCTAAATTCGTCTCGAGGGAAAAAATGCTACATGGGCCGAATCCTGTTGGCCCAACAGGGAGAGGGGATTTGGAGGGCGGCTCACATCGGCCTTGAGGCCGAATCCGGCTGGCGCTGTGGAACTGGGCCGGGGCGAACTGGCCTTGGCGGTGGAGGCCCATGGCGAAGACGAGACAGGGGAGCGTTGGCGCGGTCGTTGTCCTCCCCACGATGCACGACGAGCCGGCGGTGTGGTTCTCCGATGAGGCAGCATGGGATGAAGCGGAGGCCGGGGATCGGAGCGGGAGGCGGATCCGGGGCGGGGGACGCCAGATCGGCGAATCCGGACGACGCCGGAAGCTGGGCGGCAACGAGGAACTCCGAGCGGCGGCGCTGTGTATGACCAGAGAGAGAGAGCAAGCTATAAGGGAAGGAGGAATAGAAACGGAGGAAGGGAGGAGCTGGCGGCCGGGAACGCGACCTGGGCGACGTCGCGGAGTAAGGGTTGCCGGCGATGCGGtgggctccggtggccggcgggCCTTGCAGGAGCATCGAGCGGCAGCctccctcccgatccagatcggatcgaggaGGTGCAGCGGGAGCGAGTAGGCACTGACTCGGGATCGGGCGCAGATGGGCTTCCAGGGCCCCGATCTGGGTCCTGGTGGGCCCGCGGGCTTCGCGGCGGCGCAGAGAGACCAGGGCGACGTGGAGGCACGGGAGCGGTCCTGAGCAGCGGCGCAGGTGGCGGCCGGCCCTGttgggcggcgccaagtggcgaggAGGGGCTGGAGCGGCACGGAAATTGATGGGGGAgggggctagaggtaggtggaagGCTAAGGATgcccaaaaatggcaaggggggctTCTTAAATAGGTAGGGGTCTAGGTTAGGGGTTTTCATCcgttttcggaccctcggatcgcgatcggaCGGCTCCAGTCACGAGGAGGagtaggctgggcctaggtggctgtggagagcgggttgggctgagacgagaggagaggagtgcagtcCGGCAactgtttccagagaccgaaaacgtccgacgttagaccggctatattgccgctatagttatccgttggggcgtcaaacggactccgaacgcgatgaaacttggcaggcggtctactaacaacaaaacaacaccgcacgccgactttcatcccattccgagaacattttccggccacttataaaataatgttTCAGACGTGcctcgggcgcgtgcaagtgtgtctggactcggaacggacaaaggacggaactgggagacccggactaatgcaagttttgaaaaacataatgatgcaatgcacatgatgacatgacaagatgcgacacgcaagcaaatgacgaaGCGACAACAACGAAAAACTGGaggacaactggcacatcggtctcggggcgtcacaatatgTTTGAGAGGCGCGGCAAAATCTCATCCCCAACCCGCAAATACGCAGGTTTCTGCCTCGCCCCTGCGGTGCCTCATAACCCAGGAAATcggttggcgggagggacatttcagcccgcgccctttccccacctcctccccccccccATTCGTTCCGCCCGTCCGCTGCCTTCAATTCCGGCCAAATCTACAGGCGGAATCGTGCtgtgggggcgcccctaccctcttCCACCGAGCCGTTGCACCCCCTCGGATTCGCCGATCCGAGCCGTCCCTAGTCGCCGTCCGAGATCGACCGCCCCCGAGCCGCCCCTAGTCACCATCGTCGCCTGGGATCGACCGCCCCTAGTCGCCATCACCGCTCGGGATCGACCGCCCCCGAGCCGCGGGAGAGCCACCACCCCTGAGCCCCCGGAGAGTTTTTACTTGTGCTTGTGCCGAGCGGTATGCACAGTTGGTTTAACGCAGCGTGCGTTTttgtgaatttagatggaattgagCCCGGGCAAGAAGTTTTTGCTCCACGATTCGTCTGGTTCAGACGACTCGGATGTTGAGACGCTACTTGTCAACTATTGCCAACACATGTTGGTGATGGCCCTTTCCGTGAAGGAGCACGAAGATGAGAACCGAAAGAGGCGGTGAGGATCGATCGTCGGCCGTCTTTGCATTCCTCGGAATTGCCATCTcgggaacgagatgttgatgcaagactattTCGCAAAGAATCCAACTTATCCACCAcacctcttccggagaaggtaccAAATGCGCCGATCTCTTTTTGTGAAAATTGTTCAAACTTGCGAGGCCAAttgtcggtattttactcaaagaagaaatgtCGCAAGCTtgaagggatttagtgcatataAAAAAAACTCAGCAGCTATGCGTGTAATTGCATACGACATTCCGGCTGACTATGGCGATGAGTaccttcgcattggtgaagataccACAATTGAGTTAGTGCGTAGGTTTGCCAAAGTCATCATCCGTATCTTTGGTCCTGAATATCTTCGGGACCCAACGAAGAAGACAAAAAAAATTGATGGCATCTAATAAGAGAAGAGGTTGGCctggcatgctaggtagcattgactGTATGCATTGGACTTGGAAAATTGCCCGAAGGCATGGCAgggaatgtattgtggcaagtctcgtgatgcaacaattatgctagaggccgtagcatccgaggatttatggatttggcattgcttttttggtatgccgggtactctcaatgatatcaatgtgttgcaacggtctcatttgtttgctaggcttgctaatggtgatgctccttcttgcaACTGcactatcaatgggcatgaatacTCAAAGAGatactatcttgcagatggtatataccTTCCTTGGTGCACATTTGTCGAGAGCATCAAGGAACCCACAACTAGGAAACAATGTGAATTTGCAAGGGTGCGAGAGGCGGCccgaaaagacattgaaagagcattcggggttttgcaatctaggtttgccattgttTGTGGTCCTGCTCATTTTTGGGACAAGCGGACCATGAAAAAtatcatgacatgttgtgttattctTTCACAATATGATTCTTGAAGATGAGAGAGGCATGAACTTGGAGTTATTCTACAACAATGTAGGTAGCCGTGTCAAACCAGTTAGAGACCCTAACCAcattagagcttttcttcagaCCTACAAAGAGATTGAAAATGCAAACACCCATTTTCAATTTCAAGAGAATCTCATTAAGTACCATTGACAAAGGGCTGGGCAGTAACAAAATTCATTGTTCTATTTATTTTCATTTAATTCATGTGTGATTTGTATTCGGGACAAGTTTTATATTAAATTATTTAGTTTGCTtcggtgatttgaataattatttttAATGTGAATGATTGTTGTATTGTGGTATTGATATTTTTCTGAATATGTGCGAATGTGTCAAATTCAGCTCAAACCGCATCTGATTTGCGGGCCGACGCAGGCGACGGCCGAGCAGACCCTGCATAATGGAACTGAATTGCACCGGCCCGCAAAACCGTTTTTCCGCGAACAGTAAACGAGTTTTGCGGGTCGACaatatacggggtctgctagagatgctctcatGGCCCCGCTCCGCTCAAGCGTTCCTGGTCAGCTGTCGCCTACCCGTGACCCGCGCGGCCGCATCTTTGGCCTGCTGCCACAATGCGTGCGCGCGGTGTTGCCCGCCTCTCATCCCCTCACCCCCTATCTTGGCTATCGTCTTCCGCCACATCGCTGGCACGGAGTCGCTGCCTGCCTTCGCAGACGGTCACTTTTTTCGGGTACCCGAAAGATCCGAATGATTTTTTCGGTCTATATAGCTTCTGTCATCTATCTAGGCAAAGCCATATTCGGTTCTCATTTTTGTAAACCCGACCCATAGACCGAATTAACCGAAACGAAAAATCCCAAAAACCCGAATGCCCAGGCTGTTCTGAGGATTTGCCTGCCTCGGTTTTCAATAAAATGGGACGGGGGAAAGTCCCTTTCAGTCAAAAAAAAATATCTGACGAACAGGTCATACGGGCGATAGTGTCAACTTCACGGCGACGGCATCCAACCGCTTCTCGGCCATAAAACCGGAGAGCTTAGGCTTAGCGATAAGGATCTCACTAACAACTGGCTGAAAAAATTCGAGCCGGTTCTCCCAGCAAATCCGCCAAAAAAGATCACCATTTCTTCGGCGCGGATCACCCCATCCATTCTCCATCCGGCAGCTAGCGCCGGTAAGCTCCGCTGATCGACCCCTCTTCTTCCGTTCATCATTTCGCGGTGATCGGATATTCTGATCTCGGTGGTGAATCCCAACGTTGTTTCAGCGTCACTCTTGAAAATCCAAGGGGATGGAGGTCATCCGCGGGCCGATTCTGCCGCGCTGCGCTGCGCCTGCTCTCACCTCCCGCTCTCGGATCGGCGGCCAGCTGCTGAGGCGCGTGCGCATGCGGAGGAGGGCTTGCGGTGGTGTCTCGCCAGGTGACGGCTACGACGGCGTGTCGCGCAGGTTCTTCGGTGCCCCGACCCAGCAGCACATGCACAGCACAAGCGCCTGGCCTGTTCGCTGCAGCTACGGCTCGTCATCTGACGGGGACGGCGCCCCGCCGGCGAATTTCGACGCCAGCGGCGAGGAGTTCGTCGACTCCAGCGTCATGGAGGCTGGTAGGTTGCTTGTGCTATTACAACGATGATTAACTATCTGAGTAATTTGGCTTCTGGTTAGTTCGCTTCTTCGGCGGATTCAGTGATTGCTTGCATCTGTTTTCACAGTTGAGCTCAGATGCGTGTCAGATGGTTTTGTGATAAGAATGCGCGACGGAAGAAACCTTAGATGTGTCCAGAATAATCCCCGCGTGCTAAGACTGCGCGATTCTACGCCTCACCATGCTATCGTGCTCAAGATGGAAGATGGAAGCGATCTTCTGCTCCCCATTATTGTCAGTATGTACCATGTTCTTGCCTTGCCTGGACACATTTTGCAATTCTACGGATGCTTTTCTGAATGCGCAGTTAGTATTACTGATATGTGCCCACACTAATCTTCCAGTGGAGACACCAAGTATTATGCTACTGGCCGCCCTTCGGAACATTCGAATTGTAAGGGTTTGGTTTAGCTAAAATATTCTCCAGATACTAATTAGCACCCACATATTTACAGTTCTAACCGGCCTTTTTTTCCTGTTTTTGAACTGCGTTGCATTGCGGGGACTTTCTAGCCAAGGCCAACAATTTATAATGTGGTAAAGGAGATGACCGAAATGATGGGATATACGGTGAGTTTAATACGAAATAGTCGGAACTACCTTTCCAAACTTATCTTTGACTGCATTGCACCAAGTATCTTTGTACTTTATTGATGTGCACTGATGCTGTTGTGTAATTACATTAAAGGGCGCATGATCTTTTTTATTGTGGGGGAATGGATGCCTGATCTGGTAATCATACAATGAATAACATGCACCTATTTGTCTAAATAATAACCTATTGAGAAATTGCATATTTTCTGGTATATATGTATTCGTTTGATAATAATAATATCTACTTCCATCTATCACTGTGATTATATAATACTTGTGTTCCAGGTACGTTTGGTGCGGATTACAGAAATGGTGCATGATGCTTACTATTCTAGATTGTATCTTGCAAAGGTAACACCACTTGAAAATACACTGTCATTTTAATAAGAATTATGATTATCTCTCAAGTACAACATCATGGTATCCAGATTGGAAATGAAGAAGAGACTATTAGTTTTGATCTCAAGCCATCAGATGCCATCAACATTGCTTTCCGGTGCAAGGTATGCATTTATCTATGTTACTGAGTAACTGCTGATAATATTTTGGTTTTCACCTATAGGTATTGCTTGCATCTGAAGGTGTTGTCTTAACCTCTTTGGCCTGGTGGGATTTGTTATGCTATCTATTTTGTATTTTTGGTGATCTCGTTTTGCAACCTTGCCGGTTGTGCACCACAGATGATCTGAATAGTATGATTTGTGAGTAGAGAAAGCCATTCGCCAGTCGTGTAAGTCAAGGGCGGTAAATGGTGTTGCTGCCAGTTTACTTGCTGCGTGCTGTTGTTCATGCAAGCTTATTTTCTCCTCCATGTTGTTATattttttggctgtgtgcatcctcaaAGTCTCTGACTATGTCTTGATATTGTGGGCGTAACTGATATCATTTTGATATTAATAAATTACCCTTTGTTGAAAGAAAAGAAATTCCTGAAGTACGAAATTGGTGCTCTGTTTCTTCATGGAACCTTATTATACTTATTAATTCAAGTTCTTCTATCTTTGCCCTCAGGTTCCTATACAAGTCAATAAGCGCATTGCATACAACAACGGTCTGAAAGTTATACAACCAAAGCCAACTGGGAGTTACGTGAACTCTGACCAAATCCAGTACACAAGACTGGACAAGTAAGATGGCAAAAATAACTTTCACAGGTTCCTGTCAGAATAAGTGTTTCATAGGTTATGTGAACTCTGACCAAATCCAGTACACATACACATCATTATCATTTTGTAGGCCTGGTGACCAGCCTTGCTTTGAAGCCCAGGAATTCGATTTGGTCCGCGGCATGCTTATTGCTGCTGTCGAGGAGCGCTATAAAGATGCTGGTAAGTTACTGATGTCTTGTACAAATAAAATTCACGCATTCCCTATGTTGCATTTTTTTTTCAGGCTTGACCAACAAAGATTAACAGTTATCTTTTGTGTAATCCTTGTAATAATGGATAATATCCTTTCTCATGTTACAATTTCAGCTCAATACAGAGATCGCCTTCTCATGTTCCGCGCAAACAAAAAGAACACAATATAACAGGTTAGAACTGAGAAGTCCTCTGCTTTTTTCCTGAAGCAAGGGGAGGTGCTCTGCCAAATCACTCACTACTAACTACAATTTTCATTTGTCATATTCAGAACCTGATGGGGGTGTACATAGTGACCTTTGCCAAGGAAATAGAAGCTCTAGCAAACATAAAGAAGTATGATGTGAATATGTACATAGCTAATGACTGTAACTTTTAATATTTTCCTTTTTTGAAGACGGGTTGTACAGAAAGCTGCAAAATATAGTCAAACATCGATCGAATTACTTACNNNNNNNNNNNNNNNNNNNNNNNNNNNNNNNNNNNNNNNNNNNNNNNNNNNNNNNNNNNNNNNNNNNNNNNNNNNNNNNNNNNNNNNNNNNNNNNNNNNNNNNNNNNNNNNNNNNNNNNNNNNNNNNNNNNNNNNNNNNNNNNNNNNNNNNNNNNNNNNNNNNNNNNNNNNNNNNNNNNNNNNNNNNNNNNNNNNNNNNNNNNNNNNNNNNNNNNNNNNNNNNNNNNNNNNNNNNNNNNNNNNNNNNNNNNNNNNNNNNNNNNNNNNNNNNNNNNNNNNNNNACGACTCCCTTAGTTCCGGTGTAGAGATATCAATAgaggctactccctccgtcctataatattATGGGATGGAAAGAGTAGCATTTACGTCCTtatcaaaaaagaagaagaaaaactgcaCTAGATCCGCTACTcctaggaaatatgc from Triticum dicoccoides isolate Atlit2015 ecotype Zavitan chromosome 6A, WEW_v2.0, whole genome shotgun sequence encodes:
- the LOC119318360 gene encoding bifunctional nuclease-like, which gives rise to MEVIRGPILPRCAAPALTSRSRIGGQLLRRVRMRRRACGGVSPGDGYDGVSRRFFGAPTQQHMHSTSAWPVRCSYGSSSDGDGAPPANFDASGEEFVDSSVMEAVELRCVSDGFVIRMRDGRNLRCVQNNPRVLRLRDSTPHHAIVLKMEDGSDLLLPIIVMETPSIMLLAALRNIRIPRPTIYNVVKEMTEMMGYTVRLVRITEMVHDAYYSRLYLAKIGNEEETISFDLKPSDAINIAFRCKVPIQVNKRIAYNNGLKVIQPKPTGSYVNSDQIQYTRLDKPGDQPCFEAQEFDLVRGMLIAAVEERYKDAAQYRDRLLMFRANKKNTI